ACTGCATAGAGACCTTTCTAGTAACTACAACGTGTTGTAAAATTTaggcaacagctgcatttcaaagctgtctgcGGACAGTTTACCTCGCTACTTCATGAATACGTCCGCGcctacgctaaataggcgctcgacAAGCGCATTGGATGGTACTCTTAACACCTTGCGGGTTGGCAGCATTCCGCTGCTGCTACAAAAGAATGTCCCTGGATAAGTTGAATAAAACGTAACTAGTAACGCGACACCTCACCTTACCAAAAAATGGTAACGACTATGTTAGTAGGTTACCGAAAAAATTATACATTATCGATAACGCTGTTACGTGTAACACGTTGCCGCCAACACTGCTGCACCCCACCACGGTGGAATACCGCAACATCCTGTGGGCTCAAATTTTGGTGGCATTGCAATTTTTGAACTAGGACCTCAAGTGCAGTAAGGAATGAACAGTGTGGCTACTGTGATATGAGTCACACTTAGGTACACTGCGAAAACATACATGTCTTGAAATCTGTCTACCATTAGACACCCATCACAGAACACACAGTACACCTGCCTGCCCAGCCCCTGCGTCACAGACAAGAAGAGCGTACCTGCACTGGAAAAGAAAAGAGTTCCTTGCTACGTTGGTGTAAATAGCCAGTATCACCTAGATAGCAGCCCGACAATGCAATGCGGGAAGTGAGGGATGAAGGCCCTCGCTGTACACTCTTCTTTGTGATGTTGTATGCACTCCCAAAACTTTTCTGTTTGTAATATTGAGAATACCTCGCGGGATGAACGAACGATCAGATAAAGCGAGAGCAACTAGTATGTGTCATAAATGACAATGTCACGAGATGCTCCCAGACTCAGATCAGTTCTCACGTTTCTTTACAAGCATGTGACAATACGTTCATAGCAACATTTACCTCTAATAGTTCATCATGGGTAGCTGGGTATGCAGAAGAatgaaacaacacaaacatctcaagTTTCAAATTTTAGTGTCAGTAGTTCTTTAGCATATACTACTGCAATAGCATTTCTAGTATATTTCTTCCACCAAATATTCTTGCAACAAGGGGTGGGGGGTAGTcttcagcgacaccccgtgttccaaggatttttcattgcTTCAAGATGTCATTTCAGCGCGAACTTCTAACTTATCTGGATTTCCCTCAAATGCAAATTTGTGGTACATATTCTGGTTTATTCATAATCAAATCGGAATGTCTCAATATTCACTAGAAAGACGGCAGATGACTTTTTAGGgggtcatttttctttgttagacacaataataattggacctaacagacaataatgccaaggaaagtgacATCAACAATTTCCTTGTATAAAAAGTTCACAAGCACCTAAAAAGAACAATGCGTATAGCCTGAGTAATCAGTAAATCGACATGTGCCATTGGTTGCACATTGATTTGAAAACTTCTgtcaatttatttctttttcattcaCACTTCTCTTAATTACTCCATCTTCTTAATTGGTGACGTTTGCCTTATAATTTTTAATGGTCGCATAAAGAGAATCTATAATTATTAGTTATGCATTTGAAGGGCTAAAACTCAATATCTTGGTTGTGGGGTTCCGATAAACATGCAACGAAATAAGAGTAATCGGGATAATTATTCTGTGTTAGTACACTccaacctcattataacagtcacatctgccccTAAAAAAACTTTGTTATATGCGAAAATTCTTTATAAAAGTGTATAGGTAACTATCTATAACAAGACTactattcatttacttcgttataaacgataattcgttatatccgtctTGGTTATACGAGGTTtgagggccaaacaacgaaacgttccgaAACGttcaaacaacgaaacgttccttatGTCACTGAAAGCTTCCTCAttgaggagccctcggtgaaggcttccttggcgcttcctcagcttaaggttgctttggggctaccttcgtggGCCCTTAGGTCtgctcctggccctgaacgagcgcttcacctcacagctagcccacgtgatgcctgtttccgaggcaaccctcccacccGACCTCTGCGAGgagacgcgagcgtgcgtgcacggtgCGCAGTAAAAGAAGGAATGGCGTCGTGGGCGGACGGGAGTGCGGCTGACTTCACGGATTTCTTGAACCGCGATTGTCATTTCCCATTCGGAGAGGTCTACCGGTATTCACCGGCAGTGAGGATAGTTCGCGATGCGGTCAACCGCATGGAATTGTGCAATGAAGAAGATTTCGCCTTCAGGTTCCGATTCACCAAGGCGTCTGTCATTCCGATCATGTCGGAACTACAGTTGAAAAAGAACACGGACCGAAGGGGAACCCCGCTCCCACCGCTGCTGAAGGTGCTCATCACGCTTCGGTTTTACGGCACTGGTGCCATGCAGACAGTGGTTGGCGACCTCGTGCGCGTCTCACAGCAGTATGTGTGGCGTTGTGTCTGGGAGATCACCCAGGTCATATGTTTGCGTCTGTTTCCCAAATATGTGCGACACCCCGATGCAGCAGACGCGAATGATGTGATCGCCCGCTTCTACGCAATTGGCCTGTTTCCAGGTGTAACGGGGTGTAAGACTGCACGCACGTCCCGATTGTGAGCCCTGGAAGCGAGAAGGCCGAGGTCTTCCGCAACCGCAAGGGATACTTCTCATTTAATGTGCAGGTAAAGTGACGCCTTCGTCTCATTTGTCTCTTTTCTTAACCTGTTCGATGTGTGTAACTTTTGCGACAGCGTTGTATAGACGCACGTTTTCAAAGCTGTGCCGTTGCTGTTGAAATAGGGTTGCCTTTGTTGCACATGCCCATGGTGAATACACGCCATTCAGGTACAACTGTCCCTtgctaattttaaatgcgaagcatttcttagcgaacctctggcactttgagcgtttctatctaggtatctatctatctatctagccgcctacgtctgggtgctctcatgatcgcctccttaacttggtgtagaccaaaatttacatggcggggtaagaggatttggcgaatatgattgCCGCGTCATGACAGGAaaaacgttaaaatcctgtcgcgtacgtctcaaaccctttccactagacacgtgtggcacttacccgtttaccacgggccgcggtgtacgggtatgcgccacaggtgattgacagtttatatctacccaggaacgacgagaacagacatcggtaacttaaatgctagagcgttaaggaaaaccaacatcggcagcgttgactcaacgaatggaaagaatgaaaattaggatcccagcaggaatcgaaaccaagcattctgcgtggcaataaggtattctacctctgagccacgccaggtctataaattggttcgGAGAAACAGccaacgcaggcgtaatatcggtgcaacgtcaattgcgattgtggtgctggctatctaattttacaagaaagcaataaacactacctGATACACCTACGATAcgggcgccatatcagattaacgtctgtagttccagtgttggctccgatttcatagcagtctaataaacattacgtttgtattcctgcgattcagcaagctatattgaagcattgctcgatctcggaggaatacattaacgaaagttacatatgatatccacatcccCGCACTGtagagtgcacttcgtccaccagaacgacgcagtgtcctcttcacttcttacgaggctgggcgatggcctcatgctgaccgaggatgattccagattgattgacagccgctttgtagactaggctacgtaggccacatacgcccaggtagtctacgaatacgacaaacaccatccactgatgttggtctacgtagcactatccaggcctaccagcctcgacggcctatacctcaccaaagcgaagggtggcttcaggttccgacatgtcgccggctctgtcgacagaaaatttgtcgacaaatgaccgaggcatccacgaattccaacagctctactatgccGCATAGTTCACTACACaaggacccctcgtcaccacgatcacgacctgatccaacaagtcatgaccagctgctggtaatcactgatcactgtgatgatgcccttgttcaagaactgtcaagaacttcttgcaaaaatgcacacaggttcgtgaaacgtgcgtgcgtcctCGGGACAtgtcactacatatcagcttaccgcttctggtgttggtaatacccacgttgccaatggcagcgttacccaaccgtaaacaactggttatataacacatatgcggctcttcaacatatatatgtgtgcgtataaaatatatacaactctgtagcgtcatttcgtaacgtgtcgctcagtaaaaaaagtaccgccacagtcccctacccgccacatgcttcgcataacatcgactcccacggtacgtgggatctgccgaatttttttcttttacatatGAAACGTACAGCTTCAGAAAGGTACTCTATTGAATGTCACTCTTTTTAATTGCCATTTTTTTAAGTACCTTAGGTCGCGTTGATCATGGTAATGTGTTAAGCAGTAATGTCGCACCCATACACTAGGTTGTGCATCAGTAACATTAAGCAAATACATTTCAGTAAATATGCACCATCAATAAACTGATCTAAATTGCATAACTGTCACGTAGGTTGATAATGACCAAGGGTTGTGAATGCCTGTTGTATTAGCCACTTTTTATCCGGGCACAGTGTGCTTAACAGTTGCATGAGGGTAAGTGGTGGTGAAGtgcacatttttttaaattttcaagTTGCACACATTGAAACATGGCTGTTGCTTTTGGGTGCAACCATTTCCAAGAAATTCGCAATACATGATTCACAGGCTATCACTGGTCCCGAGCTCCAATTCTTTGATGTAGTTGCCAGTTGGCCTGGATCCGTGCATGACAGCAGAATATTCACCAACAGCAGAGTGATGGCACTCTACGAACAGAAGGCTGTACCTGGCGTTCTCCTTGGTGACCAGATGTATGCGTGCCTATCATTCTTCATGACACCACTCAGGAATCCTCAAACATGTGCAGAAAAGAGGTAACAGCACATGCACCTCCGAATGTAAATTATAATAGGTGCGCTACTAGGCACATTACTACTTGAAGCACTAAAATTGCAGCGTCGTTTATGAAAACTAGATTGAAAACCTGCCGTTTATAACATAAACGTCAAAATTTCTTGGAACAAATGAAGTACTTGCAACTGTAAAGCCCACtgtaaaaacaaaaagagaaaatgtATTCCTAGACGCAAGCCGCTTAAATTTTAAATTTGCTCCCATACAAGCATAAACATGCTTTACTGCAGTCTCTGAAGAGGTTTGCTGTCTGCTGTCTCACAGCCCCTTCTTTGTTATCTCTAAAAGCATGCTGTACCCATGATGTGCACATGCCAATAACACAGGATGTATTAAAACACATTTAAAATGGAACACCCAAGTTGTTGTCTTCAAAAAGAAAGAACTCTTTCTTCCTAATAATTGTGATGATGTATCAGTGGCTGTATCTTCACATGTTCACAATTGCTTTTGCACATATAGCTTGTTGCTCATGCATTATTTGCACATTCTCTCGTTTCGTGCAGGTACAACAAGAGCCAGATAAAAACAAGAAACAGTGTGGAGCGTACATTTGGAGTGTGGAAAAGGCGCTTCGCATGCCTACGGGTAAAGCTGCTGACGGACACTGATCGGTCTGCAGCATGTGTAGCACTCCACAACATTGCCTGTTTGCGTCGGGACCCATGTCCACTCTCTGATGAAGTAGACCCCGACGTTAATTTACCTGACAACCCTAGCCAAGGCGATCCTGACAGTTGCTGGTGCACAAGTACGCAGCTGCTACATCCGCCGGTGTTTTTCCTCTGGGAACGAACAAACGGGTCCAGTGCAAACCTGAAGTAATCTACATTCAAGAGCTGTTTCAAAAAATATGTTCCTGCTCTACATCGCCTCTCTTCAGTCTGGTTGACTTTAAAGAGTGCTGCATGCATTTATCCAAGCAGTGTTGCTTGCACCGCTGTGGCGTTTCAGTAAATGAAAGCTGTACATGACACAGGTCATATCTTCATATGACTTTATGAAAACTTTAAAACATCAGCTGAACAGGCACATGTACATTCAGACACTACACTTTCTGACATTTAAATATAACATTTGAGACATCTGGCTTCTCATCTCCAAAACAATGTGAAAACAACTGATGACTTAACAACAACTGCAAGAAATATACTTATGCTTGTCGTTGCATATCAATATGACAAGTTTCCAAAACATGCTCTCAGGTATTCCTTTATTGAGAGTCTGCTGCCTGCAGCTGTTTTCTTAGGAGCGCCTGCTTCAGTTGctgtactttttctttttcttttaagatcCGAAGCTTGATTTTGTGCTGGATGTTGCAAttttttatttcctccttcaAGGTGCTCATTTTGATCTCATTCTCTTCTCTCATACACTCCATTCTTTGATTGTGCTCAATTTTTTCATGTTTCTTATCTGCTTTTATAGCATCAAGGCGAGCCTCGAGTTCTACGTCGAGTCTGTGCTGCAACAGAGACAACCTGCCTCCGCGGACATTCCGCACACTTGACCCAGCTGTTGCCGCTTGAATTTGTGCACCTGGCTCAGCAGCTTCCTCTTGGCTCATGTCCGCATCGACTTCGGCATCGTCCAAGCATAACCTATCTTCACCAACCACGGATGGTGTGCAAGAGCTCTGCAGCATTGACTGCATAGCTGCTGTGTGTCGGTTTGGCTGAGTTCTTCTGTTCGGTCTGCAATAAATGTGTTGTTTCATCCATGAAAGACAAGCGAAGAAATGTGTGGGCATTATAGGGTGGCAGTGCACATAAATCGGACAGGAATCTGCATGCATTGCCACATCACGACAGTGTGTAAGCACAACCGCTTTTCGTGACCTGTGGTGTGCTAGAAACGCTCACGTTGCCTGCAGAGGTTTCTACCTCCGTGGCCGCGCTATCGAGTTCGCAGAAGGCGACATACCTTCATCACTGTCAGCTGGTCCATTTTCACAGATCATCCTGTTCAGAATTTTCGACGCGTTTTGGGCTGCTGGCGTGGCAAGCGGGCGGTCGCTGTCGCAAGGAGTGGTTCCCGCGTGGTCAGGTGCGGAACGATGGCTTTGATCTGCGCGAGCCTTTCGTCCATAGGCGGTGGTGGGGGGCCGCCTCCTGCAAATACCCCAAAACTTGTAGCACCGGCGACCTTTTACAGAGAATGGAAACATACCTGTAGTGGGGACGTCACGGCTTTGCTTCGCTTTCTCCCGCTTCCACCTTTGCTTCATGTTATCCCACAGCTTCTTTAGCTGCTTGACGTCCCGGGGGTGCACAAAGGGCCTGCGGTTGAATTCCGTGCACAATTTTTCCCATGCCTTGGCTTTTGCATTGATGGATATTGCGACCGTACGCTTATTTTTGATGACGGTCTTCTATTTCAGCACAAGGTCCTGGACGAGATCTTTCTCGTCTTCGGAGAAGGGTGTTTTTGCAGGTATGTCTGActcgtgaagcgcgtttagactgacagcgtttaaagaggcgggcgtttcagtgttgctagaccgcaccacgttttgcgctcgactacggtggcttttcacatttggtaatcgcagttggaagaaagccAACATGCGTCTCTGCATTAACACTTCAATTTAGAAGTGATGCggtgacccaactttttttttacagaacaaaggcttgtgagcaaagcttatattcgataatctcgaacgcaggagcgcggcaaccattcctcccgcgaggacgggtgaagggagctttcagagtacgcttgcttcctccgtcggtacaTGGCTGTAgggaggcctcacgtaaggtgaggacgcggtcgaaggaaaggaacgtttcgttgtttggccctgaGTGTACTCTTAAAAACATTTCACCTCCGTCTGACTTGTCTCTGTTTTGGTTAGCTCACCCATATGAACATAGCGAGTTCAGACTTTTTTAAAAGGCATTACGTAGAATACAAAAGCTAACAGTGTATAGGAGATGAGTATATGTGTTACAAATATAGCACAGTGCCGTATCATATTACTGCAATCAACACTAAATGACTACCACACTTTAATAATGCATTTACATTGTTCCTTAATAGTGCATATTTCTTCTCTTGCATATTACTTTTGCTGTGTGCTGCTGCTAACAATTTTTGTGGATTTATTTTTATGTTCTTTCAGGGCCTACAGGACCCTGGCATTCTGGGATGTGCTGCTTTTCATTTTCATGCAGTGCAGTGAAAGTTCTTTGAaagtaaaaatgaaataaatggaCGTACTTCTACCCCTGTGTTGTCATTAGTTGCTTGAAACCTGCATGGCACTGCCCCTTCACGAAGTCGGCGTCGTTGTAGACCACCCTGAAACTGGGATGGCtcaaagtgggcagaacacagaGGGTGACGTCTGGTCGGAACAAAGCCTTGTACACCCATGGCTTGAAGCCATTTTTCCAGGAGACTTAGATTGTCAACTGGAAACCTATATTTGCAACAGTGCAAATGTAAAAATAGAGGTTAGTGTGTAGGTGTAACTCACTGCCGCTGGAGTTTGGCTTCTCGTACAAATATTTTTGTTGCAAGCCTTAAAGATGTACAATTCAGCCAAGGTTCACTACATCTTTTGAAAACAGCCTTTGAATAACTTTTTCTACTAATGAATTGTAGTACAGCAGCAAAATTATGGCATAATGCATTGTTCGATAGGCCTACACCTATACCTTGAGTATCTATGAGGCCAAACTTGGTTTACAGTTAAGTTACACATTGCAAAGCGCCTGCTTAAAAGCTGTGTTTCAGTACATTTGAAAGCACAGACTTACTTGCGGTATGAAAGGCTGCTGCTTTCAGGCTGCAGCCCGCTGTCGCAAAGCGGGCACGCACAAAGCCAGGACATTAAAACGGCCGGTGCGTGTGCTtcaaaagaacctgtttgtcagCTTGATACACGCTGGAAGAACGCCAGAGAGATCCAGGTGGCGCACGAGCCACTAAAGTAGGATGATTTGAGCAGTATCGCGGCGGTAATACACAGCAAACGCCTAAAGTCTCTAATATCGTCTGCGAAAATGTTTGCAGTTGCCGCGCTCGCACGGAGCAAGCGTCGCAGCAGACGACACGTTTGGTGTTCTTCTCAGAGACAGAGAAATTTTCACTCAATACAATATCTTTATTTCCACAGATAGATCAGGAGTACCTTCGTGATAAAGGCACGCATGTTTGTTTTCAGTGGTGCACAAAAGAATAATTAATTACTCGAGACTGTCAAATACGGAACACGTTTGCGGAGCAATGCCattaccctggtggttgaattcgtCTAAGTTTCACATCCACCGCACGGTCACGCAAACCTTTTGTAATAGGCTTTACGTACAATacaatgaagcaagttttaattggaaataacttcatatcactttgttttacactcggcaaacaagcgtcgcgaatctcaagaacgcaatccatccgaagcagacccgaagcctgtactttccatcattcccatgggggttgaagcgccgctcaaggagcccgcgtagacactagcgccagatgcCCCTCTAgatattattgtaagaaactctatgggccTGAGTAACACTAGCAAAGACGCGACGCCGGAGGAAATCTCGGAGGGCACGAGTAATgatcatgacactaacgaacgCCGACTGCgtgcgtttcggtagtctcagcgcggcggAGGGTTTCGCTGCAGTATTGTAGAAAACCCTTTGGTCGGTTAAATGCGGTGTCCAGGgcgattcgattcggtgacgatgcaCTTAAGCCTgttcaacgcctcctctagaaagatgccgtCCGCGAGAGTCAAAAACCTCCGGTCCTCCCCTTTTCATCCTTCACCGTTTccaatgagggcagtagctggcgatccttgcggtggccgcttgcaacacacatttgcgcatgctcacattacccccctcgacgtcacaccacgccagccccattgaaaacaaggGGGCAGTACGTGGCGCCAACTCTGGACAAGCGACCACAACACAAGgaaggacggctacaatggggtagccagcgacgccgcaggcatctttctagaggaggcgttggcctgCTTCACAtaacagcgattttgctccaagagtgGAGCAGCTGCCGTCGAGGGAACCGGAAACCAGTTTCCAGAGAGCCCAAACGTCACTGCGATCTTCCTCGCTACAGTTGGAAAAACTCGCTCGCGCCAAAGCGTCTGCCCAAGGCCAATAGGGAAGCAATGACGCGGGGAGGACGTGACTGCACGAgtggagtcgaggagcgggcgctTTCCTAGCAGGCGACTTCCGCTGCAACGAGCTAgcagtgtagaagtgccgttatttttcttttctttttctcagcgcCTAGTCTATCTTTTGTGTGCCTGCCGCGTGAGCGCCGCTGCGCCCGCTGAGGCCTCTCCTattactctctcgatttcgcccctagAGGCCGCTTGGCGGCGCTTTGTTATCTTTCTTATCACCCTCTTGCAGACGCCGCTCTCCGCCGCTCGCGCGCCAGCCTTTGGCgctttttctgtcgtctgctaaaaAGCGCGAGCGTTGTTCGAAGTTGTTGCCATCACATTAAAAGTAGTAATATTCATGTGTAAATAAGAATAAAGGTGAAATAAATTGTCAATATGACTCTTACCGAAGTGATAATTCGCTTGGCAGTCACCTTGCAGACGACAAGTTTAACCCGTCGTTTTGTCGCAGAGGCAGTTGTAGGTCTGCCTGTTTGCTTCAGCGGTGATGTCCTC
Above is a window of Rhipicephalus sanguineus isolate Rsan-2018 chromosome 3, BIME_Rsan_1.4, whole genome shotgun sequence DNA encoding:
- the LOC119385425 gene encoding uncharacterized protein LOC119385425 isoform X3: MALYEQKAVPGVLLGDQMYNKSQIKTRNSVERTFGVWKRRFACLRVKLLTDTDRSAACVALHNIACLRRDPCPLSDEVDPDVNLPDNPSQGDPDSCWCTSTQLLHPPVFFLWERTNGSSANLNIKASLEFYVESVLQQRQPASADIPHT
- the LOC119385425 gene encoding uncharacterized protein LOC119385425 isoform X2 — its product is MALYEQKAVPGVLLGDQMYACLSFFMTPLRNPQTCAEKRYNKSQIKTRNSVERTFGVWKRRFACLRVKLLTDTDRSAACVALHNIACLRRDPCPLSDEVDPDVNLPDNPSQGDPDSCWCTSTQLLHPPVFFLWERTNGIKASLEFYVESVLQQRQPASADIPHT
- the LOC119385425 gene encoding uncharacterized protein LOC119385425 isoform X1, whose product is MALYEQKAVPGVLLGDQMYACLSFFMTPLRNPQTCAEKRYNKSQIKTRNSVERTFGVWKRRFACLRVKLLTDTDRSAACVALHNIACLRRDPCPLSDEVDPDVNLPDNPSQGDPDSCWCTSTQLLHPPVFFLWERTNGSSANLNIKASLEFYVESVLQQRQPASADIPHT